In Betaproteobacteria bacterium, the sequence GGCTTCGACGGTGCGTCGGGCTTCGGCCTGTAAATGACCAGGATCTTGCCGATATGCTGAACCGGTGCTGCATTCAGGTCTTCGCAGATCTGTTTCAGAATGTCCTCGCGCGCGTCGCGGTTGTCGCCCATGACCCGCACCTTGATGAGTTCGTGGGCGGTCAGGCTGCGGTCGATTTCACCGGCCACCGTCGGTGTCAGGCCGCCGCTCCCGACCAGCACGGTGGGTTCGAGGGCATGGGCGCGGGCTTTGAGCGCTCGGCGTTCGACAGGCGAGAGTTGCAGCGACACGGGAATCTCCTTAAACAGGCATTTTAGGCAATGGCGCGAACCAAGACCAGCAAGGCCTGGATGCACGAACATGTGACCGATGTATATGTGCGTCGCGCAAAGCAGGAAGGTTACCGTTCGCGCTCCGCCTACAAGCTGCTGGAAATTCTCGAGAAGGACAAGCTGGTGCGCTCCGGCATGACGGTTGTCGACCTGGGCGCAGCGCCCGGCGGCTGGTCGCAGGTGCTGGCGCCACTGGTGGGCGCGAAAGGACAGGTCATTGCGTTGGATATCCTGGAAATGGAACCGTTGCGTGGCGTGGTCCTGATTCGCGGCGATTTCTCGGACGAATCCACTTTGAAGCTTCTTGAGGAGCAGAGGGGCGATCGCTCCATAGATCTTGTGG encodes:
- a CDS encoding YhbY family RNA-binding protein, with the translated sequence MPVSLQLSPVERRALKARAHALEPTVLVGSGGLTPTVAGEIDRSLTAHELIKVRVMGDNRDAREDILKQICEDLNAAPVQHIGKILVIYRPKPDAPSKPKPRSKRRPPRALKRSFQNRA
- a CDS encoding RlmE family RNA methyltransferase; this translates as MARTKTSKAWMHEHVTDVYVRRAKQEGYRSRSAYKLLEILEKDKLVRSGMTVVDLGAAPGGWSQVLAPLVGAKGQVIALDILEMEPLRGVVLIRGDFSDESTLKLLEEQRGDRSIDLVVSDMAPNISGVGLVDQARSIHLAELALEFARDRLKPGGDLLVKVFQGAGLDEFRRQLTVAFGSVAVRKPKASRDRSSEFYLLARGKRQGS